The Spirosoma sp. SC4-14 DNA window TGCTTCATATCAGTACCCGCGTCAGCGTTACCATTATTTCGAATTTTCTGGTGAAGCTGATGAAACTGCCTATCAATTTTTTCGAATCGAAAAACATAGGCGACATTTCGCAACGCATTCAGGATCATCACCGAATCGAAACATTTCTGACCGGTGCTACCTTAAACACACTTTTTTCGGTTGTCAACCTGCTTATTTTCTCCATTGTATTAGGCACCTATAGCGGTCAGCTATTAGGTATTTTTGTTATCGGCAGTGTCATTTCCATCGGCTGGATTACCATATTCCTGAATCAGCGAAAAGATCTGGATTACCGGCGTTTTCAGCGAATGCGCGAAAATCAAAACACGATATACGAACTGATTACGGGCATGCAGGAAATTAAACTGAACAACTGCGAAAAAGCCCGGCGTTGGGAATGGGAACGAATTCAGGCCAAACTCTTTAAGATCAATATTAAAGGCCTGGCGCTGGAGCAATATCAGGAAGTAGGCTCTTCGTTTGTTACGCAACTGAAAAATATACTGATTTCCTACATTGCTGCCACCCTGGTTATCGACAATCAGATTACACTCGGTGTTATGCTGAGTATCTCCTACATCATTGGGCAAATGAATGGTCCACTGAGTCAGTTGATGTCGTTTATGCGGAGCATTCAGGATGCCAAAATCAGTTTAGACCGGCTGGGCGAAGTTCATAATAAACCCGACGAAGAACTGGATGAGGAGCGGTTGTTAAGCCGGCCAATTGCGTTATCGCCCGATGGCCCATCGGTGATTTCGGAAGGATACTTCGACGACGACCGCATCTCGGCCGTTTATGGTCATCCGCATCAAAACCGGGGCATTAATTTGCGAAACGTATCGTTCCGTTATGGAGGGCCCAATTCTACGCTTGTTCTCAACGACTTAACACTTCACATTCCTGAAGGCAAGGTTACTGCCATTGTTGGTACAAGTGGCAGTGGTAAAACAACCTTGCTTAAGCTTCTTCTGAAATTTTACCCGCCCGCCAGCGGAGAAATCATTGTGAATGGAAGCAGCCTTACCGACCTGTCGGCCCGCGAATGGCGTAAATCGTGCGGAACGGTAATGCAGGATGGCTATATTTTCTCCGACACCATTGCCCGTAACATTGCAGTTGATGGACAAAAGATTGATGAAGATCGGTTATGGGATGCCGTTCGGGTTGCCAACCTGCAGGACTATCTGCGCAAAATTCCGCTCGGGTTTACTACAAAAATTGGTAACTCCGGCGCTGGTTTAAGTGGTGGACAACGACAGCGGATTTTTATTGCCAGAGCCGTCTACAAAAATCCGTCCT harbors:
- a CDS encoding peptidase domain-containing ABC transporter, encoding MVSRYKYFRQLDFMDCGPTCLKMVAAHYGKDYSLDYLRANSYITRSGVSLLGISDAAERIGFKTLKAKLSYRQLTEEAPLPCILHWNQEHFVVLYDVRKTGWNWLPGRKQKSADRLVIGDPGHALVTVDKDTFMKCWSGTADEKGISLLLEPTPEFYQLKEETQQRSTGFHFLFEYLTPYKRYITQVLLGMLIASIVSMVFPFLTQSLVDYGIHRHNLNFIHLILLSQLLLFIGNIAVDLIRNWILLHISTRVSVTIISNFLVKLMKLPINFFESKNIGDISQRIQDHHRIETFLTGATLNTLFSVVNLLIFSIVLGTYSGQLLGIFVIGSVISIGWITIFLNQRKDLDYRRFQRMRENQNTIYELITGMQEIKLNNCEKARRWEWERIQAKLFKINIKGLALEQYQEVGSSFVTQLKNILISYIAATLVIDNQITLGVMLSISYIIGQMNGPLSQLMSFMRSIQDAKISLDRLGEVHNKPDEELDEERLLSRPIALSPDGPSVISEGYFDDDRISAVYGHPHQNRGINLRNVSFRYGGPNSTLVLNDLTLHIPEGKVTAIVGTSGSGKTTLLKLLLKFYPPASGEIIVNGSSLTDLSAREWRKSCGTVMQDGYIFSDTIARNIAVDGQKIDEDRLWDAVRVANLQDYLRKIPLGFTTKIGNSGAGLSGGQRQRIFIARAVYKNPSYIFFDEATSALDANNERIIMDNLDQFFKGRTVVVIAHRLSTVKNADQIIVLDHGQIKEVGNHSQLTARRGFYYELVKNQLELADA